The Chryseobacterium indicum genome contains a region encoding:
- the nadB gene encoding L-aspartate oxidase produces the protein MIKADVLVIGSGISGLSYAIKVSEQLPDAKIIIVTKSDEDESNTKYAQGGLAVVTDSKNDNFEKHIADTMRAGDGENKRDVVEMVVREAPARFNEIVDWGANFDKKNGEFALGREGGHTENRIVHHKDITGFEIERALLQTAKSSPNIEILDHHYVIDIITQHHVPGKELNEGDIHCYGAYILDEKSKTIKKITSKITLVATGGAGHVYKNTTNPTIATGDGIAFVARAKGKVSNMQYYQFHPTALYSKLDGMLFLISETVRGDGAKLRTKRGEKFMHKYDEREELASRDIVARAIDAEMKITGDEFVGLDCREMDHEKFLEHFPNIYKKCKDEGIDPFSQLIPVVPACHYLMGGIEVDRDGQSSIRNLFGVGECTNSGLHGANRLASNSLLEGLVFGHNAAMKTVELLNENNFNFDDLKAVPEWNEEGMKIMDEMVIISYLRKQLQEMMSDLVGIVRSNRRLNMALQKHQEIAAAVNEIYHYSILSPQLSELRNLTTVAHLIITQSMEMTENKGAFYNKDLVQA, from the coding sequence ATGATAAAAGCGGATGTATTAGTAATCGGTTCCGGAATTTCGGGACTTTCCTATGCCATAAAAGTTTCTGAGCAGCTTCCTGATGCCAAAATAATCATCGTAACAAAATCGGACGAAGATGAAAGCAACACCAAATATGCACAAGGCGGTCTTGCAGTAGTTACAGATTCTAAAAATGATAACTTCGAAAAACACATAGCCGATACAATGCGTGCGGGAGACGGCGAAAACAAACGCGATGTGGTGGAAATGGTAGTCAGGGAAGCTCCTGCAAGATTCAATGAAATTGTAGACTGGGGCGCGAATTTTGACAAGAAAAACGGCGAATTTGCTTTAGGAAGAGAAGGAGGACACACCGAAAACCGAATTGTACATCATAAAGATATCACAGGTTTTGAAATCGAAAGGGCACTTTTGCAAACCGCAAAAAGCAGTCCGAATATTGAGATTCTCGATCATCATTACGTAATTGATATCATTACGCAGCATCATGTTCCCGGAAAAGAATTAAATGAAGGCGATATCCATTGCTACGGAGCCTATATTCTGGATGAAAAATCCAAAACCATAAAAAAAATAACATCAAAAATAACACTTGTTGCAACCGGAGGAGCAGGACACGTTTACAAAAATACCACCAATCCGACGATTGCAACAGGAGATGGAATCGCTTTTGTGGCAAGAGCAAAAGGAAAAGTTTCCAATATGCAGTACTATCAGTTTCACCCGACCGCTCTGTACAGTAAGCTCGATGGAATGTTGTTTTTAATTTCGGAAACCGTTCGTGGAGACGGAGCCAAATTAAGAACAAAAAGAGGTGAAAAATTCATGCATAAATATGATGAACGTGAAGAACTCGCCTCCAGAGATATCGTTGCAAGAGCCATTGATGCAGAAATGAAAATCACCGGAGACGAATTTGTAGGACTGGATTGCCGTGAAATGGATCATGAAAAATTTCTTGAACATTTCCCGAATATTTATAAAAAATGCAAAGACGAAGGAATTGATCCTTTCAGCCAGCTCATTCCCGTTGTTCCCGCCTGTCATTATCTGATGGGAGGAATTGAAGTTGACCGCGACGGACAGTCTTCCATCAGAAATCTTTTCGGAGTGGGAGAATGTACCAATTCCGGACTTCACGGAGCCAACAGACTGGCTTCCAACTCTTTATTGGAAGGATTAGTTTTTGGACACAATGCTGCCATGAAAACCGTTGAACTTTTAAACGAAAATAATTTCAACTTTGATGATCTGAAAGCCGTTCCGGAATGGAATGAAGAAGGAATGAAAATCATGGATGAGATGGTAATTATATCTTACCTCAGAAAGCAGCTTCAGGAAATGATGAGTGATCTGGTAGGAATTGTACGAAGCAACCGCCGTCTGAATATGGCTTTGCAAAAACATCAGGAAATCGCTGCCGCAGTGAACGAAATTTACCACTACTCTATTCTTTCGCCACAGTTATCGGAACTGAGGAATCTAACAACCGTTGCCCATCTCATCATTACCCAGTCTATGGAAATGACGGAGAATAAGGGGGCATTTTATAATAAGGATCTAGTTCAGGCATAA
- a CDS encoding TonB-dependent receptor, whose translation MKLINKSMLTAIITLSTASVYYAQQVQDTVKSTRSKDIDEVVLIGVADIAKDRKTPVAVSTIKEAQIVERLGNQEFPEILNTTPSVYATKGGGGFGDSKIIIRGFGQENIAVMVNGMPVNDMENGRVFWSNWAGLSDVTSSMQVQRGLGSSKLAIASVGGTINILTRAADKKQGGIVSLTVGNDDYLKTLFAYNTGKSAKGWSSSFLMSRTSGSTFARGTEFEGYNYYFALGYNKPGSKHDFQFTITGAPQAHNQRNTYASISNYIFYNGAKDGTPDTRYNPDYGYLNGEEYSLRRNYYHKPVMSLNWDWNISSKSKLNTVAYASFGRGAGTGNVGTSNGKSINYSQNPAQRSFVTSEGILDLDAIYASNAASTADKGILIRNASINSHNWLGVISSFNHKVTDHLNFTVGVDSRYYYGYHYQVVSDLLGGKAYRDNANKNLWIPNSNNFLQPGYNYVSNTSKAEPNWNPFGGKIDPIENRIGYNNDGEVLWYGGFGQLEYSNDKISAFVSGAISNQAFQRIDNFIVDGKSLLNGNVAGYATSNTNPTLIQPTALNPALNTKTGFKNLLGFNVKGGANYNINENHNVFANVGYYEKQPFLNSVYPNNKNFLNPNLTNEKIFGIELGYGFRSGIFNANVNIYRTSWKDRFLRRTNLSGTYIDPASGVSVATTTAYANISGISEVHQGIEIDATANVHKMLSFNGMLSMGDYYYKGNADSDLFSETNDPISFINGTPSHSTVYLDKVKVGNAAQFTAGAGFTFKPTDWLSLDGMYRGVKHLYANVNPLNFSTVAAGQKGALELPSYGLVDAGITFKIKLRNPKQYFTVRGNVYNLLNKVYIAESNTNTHANLSAQEYADINGQTLAGSAANYALYQAAGNWNGVNQQNQVYFGFGRTWSGTLSFNF comes from the coding sequence ATGAAATTAATCAACAAATCAATGCTAACTGCGATAATTACATTATCTACAGCTAGCGTTTATTATGCTCAACAGGTTCAGGACACAGTTAAATCAACTAGGTCTAAAGACATTGACGAGGTAGTGTTAATTGGAGTTGCTGATATCGCAAAAGATAGAAAAACTCCTGTAGCAGTTTCAACAATCAAAGAAGCGCAAATCGTTGAAAGATTAGGAAATCAGGAATTCCCTGAAATCTTAAATACAACTCCATCTGTATATGCAACAAAAGGAGGTGGTGGTTTCGGAGACTCTAAGATAATTATCAGAGGATTCGGACAGGAAAATATTGCTGTAATGGTAAATGGTATGCCGGTTAATGATATGGAAAACGGACGTGTTTTCTGGTCAAACTGGGCAGGACTTTCTGATGTTACTTCTTCAATGCAGGTACAAAGAGGTTTAGGTTCTTCAAAATTAGCGATTGCTTCTGTTGGAGGAACAATAAACATCTTAACAAGAGCAGCTGATAAAAAACAAGGAGGAATCGTTTCTTTAACAGTTGGTAATGACGATTATCTTAAAACTTTATTTGCTTACAATACAGGAAAATCTGCAAAAGGATGGTCTTCTTCATTCTTAATGAGCAGAACATCAGGATCTACTTTCGCAAGAGGAACTGAATTTGAAGGATACAATTATTATTTTGCCCTAGGTTATAACAAACCTGGTAGCAAGCATGATTTCCAGTTTACAATTACTGGTGCTCCACAAGCACACAACCAAAGAAACACTTACGCATCTATCTCCAATTATATCTTCTATAATGGAGCCAAAGATGGTACTCCAGATACAAGATATAATCCGGATTATGGTTATTTGAATGGAGAAGAATACAGCTTAAGAAGAAATTATTATCATAAACCAGTAATGTCTTTAAACTGGGATTGGAATATTTCAAGCAAATCCAAATTAAACACAGTTGCTTATGCGTCTTTCGGTAGAGGTGCAGGAACAGGAAACGTAGGGACATCAAATGGTAAATCCATAAACTACAGTCAAAACCCAGCTCAGAGATCTTTTGTAACGTCAGAAGGAATTCTGGATTTGGACGCAATCTACGCATCTAATGCTGCATCTACAGCAGATAAGGGTATCCTTATAAGAAACGCATCTATTAACTCACACAACTGGTTGGGAGTTATTTCAAGTTTTAACCATAAAGTAACAGATCATTTGAACTTTACAGTAGGTGTTGATAGTAGATATTATTATGGTTACCACTATCAGGTTGTTAGCGATCTTTTAGGAGGTAAAGCTTACAGAGATAATGCTAATAAAAATCTTTGGATTCCTAACAGCAACAACTTCTTACAGCCTGGCTATAATTATGTATCAAACACTTCAAAAGCAGAACCAAACTGGAATCCTTTCGGAGGAAAGATAGATCCTATTGAAAATAGAATTGGATATAATAATGATGGTGAAGTACTTTGGTATGGTGGATTTGGACAATTAGAATATTCTAACGATAAGATTTCTGCTTTCGTTTCAGGAGCGATCTCAAATCAGGCATTCCAGAGAATTGACAACTTTATCGTTGACGGAAAATCTCTTCTTAACGGAAACGTTGCAGGATATGCAACAAGTAATACAAATCCGACTCTTATTCAACCAACGGCTCTTAATCCGGCTCTTAACACTAAAACAGGTTTTAAAAATCTACTCGGATTTAATGTAAAAGGAGGGGCTAACTACAATATTAATGAAAACCATAATGTTTTTGCTAATGTTGGATACTATGAAAAACAACCTTTCTTAAATTCAGTTTATCCAAACAATAAAAATTTCCTTAATCCTAACTTAACAAACGAGAAAATCTTCGGAATTGAATTAGGATATGGTTTCCGTTCAGGAATTTTCAATGCAAACGTAAACATCTATAGAACTTCATGGAAAGATAGATTCTTAAGAAGAACAAATCTTTCAGGAACTTACATAGATCCTGCATCTGGTGTTTCAGTTGCTACAACTACTGCATATGCAAACATTTCAGGTATTTCCGAAGTACACCAGGGAATTGAAATTGATGCAACTGCAAATGTTCACAAGATGTTATCTTTCAATGGAATGTTATCAATGGGAGATTACTACTACAAAGGAAATGCAGATAGTGATCTGTTCTCAGAAACCAATGATCCTATTAGCTTTATAAATGGTACTCCATCGCACAGTACGGTTTATCTGGACAAAGTAAAAGTAGGAAATGCAGCACAGTTCACAGCTGGTGCAGGATTTACCTTCAAACCAACAGATTGGTTAAGCTTAGATGGTATGTACAGAGGTGTTAAGCATTTATATGCAAACGTGAACCCACTTAACTTCTCTACCGTAGCTGCTGGACAAAAAGGAGCATTAGAATTACCTAGCTATGGTTTAGTGGATGCAGGAATTACTTTCAAAATCAAATTAAGAAATCCTAAGCAATACTTCACAGTAAGAGGGAACGTTTATAACTTGCTTAATAAAGTTTATATCGCTGAATCTAATACAAATACACACGCAAACCTTTCTGCTCAGGAATACGCTGATATCAACGGACAAACTTTAGCAGGATCTGCTGCAAACTATGCACTTTACCAAGCTGCAGGAAACTGGAATGGTGTAAACCAGCAAAACCAGGTTTATTTCGGATTCGGAAGAACATGGTCTGGAACCCTATCATTCAACTTCTAA
- the xrtF gene encoding exosortase family protein XrtF has translation MLKDFKPVLSILLRFIIIYMVLLLAYQFFLNSFQKEGLDPFSRMIAEQVRYIQNFMGFPTQLYNDIKGEQVYFYVRNEYPTRMVEGCNAVSVMILFVAFVFAFYKGKKTFVFVILGLILLYIINVLRIVGLNIVVLDYKAYSKTTHDYIFPAVIYGTVVVLWLVWIKFFALKNEKS, from the coding sequence ATGCTAAAGGATTTTAAACCTGTTTTGAGCATTCTGCTGCGTTTCATCATCATTTATATGGTGCTGCTTCTAGCCTATCAGTTTTTTCTGAACAGTTTTCAGAAAGAAGGTCTTGATCCGTTTTCCAGAATGATTGCGGAGCAGGTGAGATATATCCAGAACTTTATGGGTTTCCCGACGCAGTTGTATAATGATATCAAAGGTGAGCAGGTTTATTTTTATGTCCGGAACGAATATCCTACAAGAATGGTGGAAGGCTGCAATGCCGTTTCTGTGATGATCCTTTTTGTAGCCTTTGTTTTTGCCTTTTACAAAGGAAAAAAGACTTTCGTTTTCGTTATTCTGGGGCTGATTTTGCTTTATATTATTAATGTTTTAAGAATTGTGGGGCTTAATATTGTTGTTTTAGATTACAAAGCATACAGTAAAACTACTCATGATTATATTTTTCCTGCGGTTATTTACGGAACGGTAGTCGTACTCTGGCTGGTCTGGATTAAATTTTTTGCTTTGAAAAATGAAAAATCTTAA
- a CDS encoding NAD(P)H-dependent oxidoreductase — MNYLEALSRRYSVKKFNHEIIPQETLHNILESGKLSASSLGLQPYEILIVESEEMKQKLIPAFYNPSQISTCSHLIVIVSKKIVDDNYINGYFRHISKVRETPLEKLDLFKNSINQHINQKTQDEIFSWAEKQSYIVLANLMYAAAIENIDTCPMEGFRQELIEEILEINTETEKVSVTLALGYRSEEDHFQHMKKVRKPNEKLFKFI, encoded by the coding sequence ATGAATTATTTAGAGGCTTTAAGCAGAAGATACTCTGTAAAAAAATTTAATCACGAAATTATTCCTCAGGAAACCCTGCATAATATTCTTGAATCCGGAAAATTATCGGCAAGTTCTCTTGGTCTTCAGCCTTACGAAATTCTTATCGTGGAAAGCGAGGAAATGAAGCAGAAATTAATTCCCGCCTTTTATAATCCCTCTCAGATTTCCACCTGTTCTCATCTCATTGTTATCGTTTCCAAAAAAATCGTGGACGACAATTACATCAATGGTTATTTCCGGCACATTTCCAAAGTAAGAGAAACACCGCTGGAAAAACTGGATCTTTTTAAAAACAGCATCAATCAGCATATTAATCAAAAAACACAGGATGAAATTTTCAGCTGGGCAGAAAAACAGTCTTACATCGTTCTGGCGAATCTCATGTACGCTGCCGCGATAGAAAATATAGACACCTGTCCTATGGAAGGCTTCCGTCAGGAACTTATCGAAGAAATTCTGGAGATAAATACTGAAACCGAAAAAGTAAGCGTAACGCTCGCTTTAGGCTACCGTTCGGAGGAAGATCATTTTCAGCACATGAAAAAAGTAAGAAAACCAAACGAAAAATTGTTTAAATTTATTTAA
- a CDS encoding aspartate-semialdehyde dehydrogenase, which translates to MKVAVVGSTGMVGQVMLKVLEERNFPITELIPVASEKSVGNKVKYKQEEFTIVSMKDAIAAKPDIAIFSAGGGTSLEFAPLFAEAGTTVIDNSSAWRMDPDKKLVVPEINADVLTKEDKIIANPNCSTIQLVMVLGPLNKKYDLKRVIVSTYQSVTGTGKAAVDQLNGEISGDDSIAKVYPYQIFKNALPHCDVFADDDYTKEEIKLMKEPKKILGDDTFNLTATAVRVPVQGGHSESVNIEFENEFDLDEVRKILSETPGVVVVDNVKNNEYPMPLYSEGKDEVFVGRIRRDLSQPKTLNLWIVADNLRKGAATNAVQIAEYLVENNLV; encoded by the coding sequence ATGAAAGTAGCTGTAGTAGGTTCAACAGGAATGGTTGGACAAGTTATGCTTAAAGTTCTCGAAGAGAGAAACTTCCCTATCACCGAACTAATTCCGGTAGCATCCGAAAAATCTGTAGGTAATAAGGTGAAGTATAAACAGGAAGAATTTACGATTGTAAGCATGAAAGACGCTATAGCTGCCAAACCGGATATTGCTATTTTTTCTGCCGGTGGCGGAACTTCTCTTGAATTCGCTCCTCTTTTTGCAGAAGCAGGAACAACAGTAATCGACAATTCTTCAGCATGGAGAATGGATCCTGATAAAAAACTGGTAGTTCCGGAAATCAATGCAGATGTATTGACAAAAGAAGACAAAATTATTGCCAATCCGAACTGTTCTACTATTCAGTTAGTAATGGTTTTAGGACCTCTGAACAAAAAATACGATTTAAAAAGAGTAATTGTTTCCACTTACCAATCCGTAACAGGAACCGGTAAAGCTGCTGTAGATCAGCTAAACGGAGAAATCAGCGGAGACGATTCTATTGCAAAAGTATATCCGTACCAGATTTTTAAAAATGCGTTGCCGCACTGTGATGTTTTTGCAGATGACGATTATACGAAAGAGGAGATTAAATTAATGAAAGAACCTAAGAAAATCTTAGGGGACGATACCTTTAATTTAACAGCCACCGCAGTAAGAGTTCCGGTTCAGGGAGGACATTCTGAAAGTGTAAACATCGAGTTTGAAAATGAATTTGATCTTGACGAAGTAAGAAAAATCTTATCTGAAACTCCCGGAGTTGTTGTTGTAGATAACGTAAAAAACAACGAATATCCTATGCCGCTGTATTCCGAAGGAAAAGACGAAGTTTTCGTCGGAAGGATAAGACGGGATCTTTCGCAGCCCAAAACCCTTAATCTCTGGATTGTGGCAGACAATCTGCGGAAAGGAGCCGCAACGAACGCGGTACAGATTGCAGAATACCTTGTAGAAAACAACTTAGTATAA
- a CDS encoding cation diffusion facilitator family transporter, producing MNLHKNKSKDKLAFQKLIAAFGIILFIGKIIAWKLTNSDAVFSDAMESIVNVISAFMGLYSLYLAAKPKDEDHPYGHGKVEFVTSGIEGALIAIAGIMIIYEGVHSLIVGKVLNKIDLGIWIIAATAIINYLLGYISIKKGKAENSVVLISSGKHLQSDTLTTLGVVASLVIVYFTKIYWLDSVVALGFGGYIIVVGYKIVRKSLSGIMDEQDPDLLEQIIQVLEENRRTEWIDVHNMKIQQFGANLHIDAHITLPWYYSLRDAHNEMEKMIILLAKNTKRSVEFNFHMDDCRPISCPVCQISDCPVREKEFVKRVIWTPENVTSVDKHTIEDH from the coding sequence ATGAACCTTCATAAAAATAAAAGTAAAGATAAATTAGCCTTTCAGAAACTGATTGCCGCCTTTGGGATCATTCTATTCATCGGAAAGATTATCGCATGGAAACTGACGAATTCCGACGCTGTCTTTTCTGATGCCATGGAAAGTATCGTAAATGTTATCAGTGCATTTATGGGGCTGTATTCGCTCTATCTAGCGGCAAAACCTAAAGACGAAGACCATCCTTACGGACATGGTAAAGTGGAATTTGTAACTTCCGGAATAGAAGGCGCTTTAATTGCCATTGCCGGAATCATGATTATCTACGAAGGGGTTCACAGCTTAATTGTCGGGAAAGTTTTAAATAAAATAGATCTGGGGATCTGGATCATTGCTGCAACCGCTATTATCAATTACCTGTTGGGTTATATTTCCATTAAAAAAGGAAAAGCAGAAAACTCCGTTGTTCTGATTTCTTCCGGAAAACACCTTCAATCTGATACATTAACCACACTTGGTGTAGTTGCAAGTTTAGTTATCGTCTATTTCACCAAAATCTATTGGCTGGATTCTGTAGTTGCACTGGGCTTTGGAGGATACATAATTGTTGTGGGCTATAAAATTGTCCGGAAATCGCTGAGCGGAATTATGGATGAACAGGATCCCGATCTTCTGGAACAGATCATCCAGGTTTTGGAAGAAAACCGGAGAACGGAATGGATTGATGTTCATAATATGAAAATACAACAGTTCGGGGCGAATCTTCATATTGATGCGCATATTACTTTACCGTGGTATTACAGCCTTCGTGACGCGCATAACGAAATGGAAAAAATGATTATTCTTTTAGCAAAAAATACAAAAAGAAGTGTAGAATTTAATTTTCATATGGACGATTGCAGACCAATTTCCTGCCCTGTCTGTCAGATATCCGATTGTCCGGTACGCGAAAAAGAGTTTGTAAAAAGAGTAATCTGGACACCCGAAAATGTGACTTCTGTGGATAAGCATACCATAGAAGATCATTAG
- a CDS encoding exosortase F system-associated membrane protein gives MKNLKWILVILGILGLISVRILEDRIFYDPFLTYFHEANKNLSFPDFEWGKLIPGYIFRFILNLLFSCVVIHFWFRNKQWTIQGAVLITIIFAITFPIYLYCIYDRFEIGYLFSFYMRRFVIQPLTLLLIIPMFYYRKQMVQKDI, from the coding sequence ATGAAAAATCTTAAATGGATTTTAGTCATATTAGGGATTTTAGGTCTTATAAGTGTAAGAATACTTGAAGACAGAATTTTCTATGATCCTTTTCTCACTTATTTTCATGAAGCAAATAAGAATCTTTCTTTTCCGGATTTTGAGTGGGGAAAATTAATTCCCGGCTATATTTTCCGGTTTATTCTAAATCTGTTATTTTCATGCGTTGTAATTCACTTTTGGTTCAGAAACAAGCAGTGGACAATTCAGGGAGCTGTTTTAATTACGATTATTTTTGCGATTACTTTTCCGATTTATTTGTACTGTATTTATGACAGATTTGAAATCGGATATCTTTTTTCTTTTTACATGAGAAGATTTGTAATCCAGCCACTGACTTTACTTCTTATTATCCCGATGTTTTATTACAGAAAACAAATGGTACAAAAAGATATATAG
- a CDS encoding PDDEXK nuclease domain-containing protein — MLNKNNEQYIGWILNLKQKIQQSQIKAAIQVNSALIEMYWDLGKEISERNFENTYGSGFFLQLSKDLRTEFPEIKGLSESNLKYCKRFYQFYNQTDKNRQQVVDDLMHHIFLIPWGHHIGLITKCKTQAEAHFYIEKTIENGWIRAIFINMISGKLFESQGKTINNFSKTLPDYDSELVRETFKDPYIFDFINITENHKERELEKALTENISKFLIELGSGFAFVGKQVEISVGNQSFFIDLLFYHIKLKRYIVIELKTGHFEPEFAGKLNFYVTAVDKKLRDENDNATVGMIICKDKNEIIAEYSLIDLHKPLGISSYELKKILPENFKSHLPSIEKVENELKKLDS, encoded by the coding sequence ATGCTAAATAAGAACAATGAACAATATATTGGCTGGATTTTAAATTTAAAACAAAAAATTCAGCAAAGCCAAATCAAAGCAGCCATTCAGGTGAATTCCGCTTTGATAGAAATGTATTGGGATTTGGGAAAAGAAATCTCTGAACGAAATTTTGAAAATACTTATGGCTCCGGCTTTTTTTTACAATTAAGTAAGGATTTACGCACAGAATTCCCTGAAATCAAAGGACTTTCCGAAAGCAATTTGAAATATTGTAAAAGATTCTATCAATTTTATAATCAAACAGATAAAAATCGTCAACAAGTTGTTGACGATTTGATGCATCATATTTTCCTCATTCCCTGGGGACATCATATTGGCTTAATCACAAAATGTAAAACTCAGGCAGAAGCTCATTTTTATATTGAGAAGACAATAGAAAATGGCTGGATTCGTGCTATTTTCATTAACATGATTTCTGGGAAACTATTTGAAAGCCAAGGAAAAACAATTAATAATTTTTCAAAAACACTTCCTGATTACGACAGTGAACTGGTCCGTGAAACATTCAAAGATCCTTATATTTTTGATTTTATAAACATTACAGAAAATCATAAAGAGAGGGAACTGGAAAAGGCATTAACCGAAAATATTTCAAAATTTTTAATAGAATTAGGAAGCGGATTTGCTTTTGTCGGAAAGCAGGTTGAAATTTCTGTTGGCAACCAATCCTTCTTTATAGATTTACTTTTTTATCATATTAAATTAAAAAGGTATATTGTAATCGAATTAAAAACAGGACATTTTGAACCGGAGTTTGCCGGCAAGTTAAATTTTTATGTAACTGCTGTCGACAAAAAGCTGAGAGACGAAAATGACAATGCAACTGTAGGAATGATTATCTGTAAAGATAAAAACGAAATCATTGCAGAATATTCTCTTATAGATCTTCATAAACCGTTAGGAATTTCGTCCTATGAACTCAAAAAAATATTACCCGAAAATTTCAAATCTCACCTTCCGTCAATTGAAAAAGTGGAAAATGAATTAAAAAAATTAGACTCATGA
- the nadC gene encoding carboxylating nicotinate-nucleotide diphosphorylase, with amino-acid sequence MKRPAYVTDKVLKQFIKNALEEDIQDGDHSTLSTIPKDLEQSAKLLVKQDCILAGVELAEIIFKTFDKNLNVETFVKDGDAVKVGDIAFIVTGSARSILSTERLVLNCMQRMSGIATLTHDWDSRLIGTKTKLLDTRKTTPNFRVCEKWAVAIGGGTNHRYGLYDMIMLKDNHIDYNGSITNAVKMAKDYIKKNKKKLKIEVETRNLDEVQEAIDAKVDRIMLDNMDVKTMKKAVSLINGSCESEASGGITRDQLKEIASTGVTYISAGALTHSAENIDLSLKAVK; translated from the coding sequence ATGAAAAGACCCGCATACGTTACAGATAAAGTTTTAAAACAGTTTATTAAAAACGCTCTTGAAGAAGACATTCAGGATGGCGATCATTCTACGCTTTCCACGATTCCCAAAGATCTGGAACAAAGTGCAAAACTACTGGTAAAACAGGATTGCATTCTTGCCGGAGTGGAACTGGCTGAAATTATTTTTAAAACTTTTGATAAAAACTTAAACGTTGAGACTTTCGTAAAAGATGGTGATGCTGTAAAGGTAGGAGATATTGCTTTTATTGTAACCGGAAGTGCAAGATCTATTCTTTCAACGGAAAGACTGGTTTTAAACTGTATGCAGCGAATGAGCGGAATTGCAACATTAACGCATGACTGGGATTCCAGACTCATCGGAACCAAAACAAAACTTCTGGACACCAGAAAAACAACTCCAAACTTCAGGGTATGCGAAAAATGGGCAGTTGCCATTGGCGGCGGAACCAATCACCGATACGGACTTTATGACATGATCATGCTGAAAGACAACCACATCGATTACAACGGAAGCATTACCAATGCCGTAAAAATGGCAAAAGACTACATCAAAAAGAATAAGAAAAAGCTTAAAATAGAAGTTGAAACCAGAAATCTGGATGAAGTTCAGGAAGCTATTGATGCGAAGGTAGACCGAATCATGCTGGATAATATGGACGTAAAAACTATGAAAAAAGCTGTAAGCTTAATTAATGGCTCTTGCGAAAGTGAAGCTTCGGGAGGAATTACCCGCGATCAGCTTAAAGAAATTGCTTCTACAGGCGTTACCTACATCTCCGCAGGAGCACTTACTCACTCAGCAGAAAATATAGATTTAAGCCTCAAAGCCGTGAAATAG